From the Solanum lycopersicum chromosome 10, SLM_r2.1 genome, one window contains:
- the LOC101247967 gene encoding uncharacterized protein has translation MDFGDKSWMNLRRSTNEYIHGVNDFLDKAFERASQGNEILCPCKKCFNRNWHCRNMVEDHLICHGFVHGYTKWVFHGEGFSSRNTPHPTDEEETSNMHDDIDRLLHDTFRNIVDDQRDEGVREGPHGYAKRFFKLVEEGKEELYPGCKNFSMLSFTIRLYLFKCIHKFTDVAFSDLLDLIREAFPLAQIPDSFYKAKKVIKDLGLHYEKIHACTIDCILFWNDNAKLDNCSVCGASRWKNVRNDLNNKVTKIPLKVLRYFPLKPRLQRIFMCSETSVAMRWHDTERLKDGNLRHPADGEAWKDFDSLDPNFANDARNVRLGLSSDGFNPFRAMSISHSTWPVMLMNYNLSPWICMKSENIMLSMIIPGPSSPGNDIDVYLQPLIAELKELWEVRVETYDAVTNQTFLMHAALL, from the coding sequence ATGGATTTTGGAGATAAAAGTTGGATGAATCTCCGAAGATCCACCAATGAATATATTCATGGAGTTAATGATTTTCTTGATAAAGCATTTGAACGAGCTTCCCAAGGAAATGAAATATTGTGTCCTTGTAAGAAGTGCTTTAATCGTAATTGGCATTGCCGAAATATGGTAGAGGATCATTTGATTTGCCATGGATTTGTTCATGGATACACCAAATGGGTTTTTCATGGTGAAGGATTTTCCTCAAGAAATACGCCACATCCAACCGATGAAGAAGAAACTTCTAACATGCATGACGACATTGATAGATTACTTCATGATACTTTTAGAAATATTGTAGATGATCAGAGAGATGAAGGAGTGAGGGAGGGGCCACATGGATATGCAaagagattttttaaattagtggAGGAAGGGAAAGAAGAGTTGTATCCAGGATGTAAGAATTTTTCTATGTTGAGTTTTACCATCCGGCTATACTTGTTTAAATGCATTCACAAGTTTACTGATGTGGCCTTTTCAGATTTATTGGACTTGATAAGAGAGGCATTTCCATTGGCTCAGATACCCGACTCGTTTTACAAGGCAAAAAAGGTCATAAAAGATTTGGGTCTTCATTATGAGAAAATACATGCTTGCACTATTGATTGCATATTATTTTGGAATGACAATGCAAAGTTAGATAATTGCTCTGTGTGTGGAGCTTCAAGATGGAAGAATGTTCGGAATGACTTAAATAATAAGGTTACGAAAATCCCACTGAAGGTTTTAAGGTACTTTCCTTTAAAGCCTAGACTTCAGAGGATATTCATGTGTTCTGAAACATCTGTAGCTATGAGATGGCATGATACTGAAAGACTTAAAGATGGAAATTTAAGACATCCTGCAGATGGTGAAGCTTGGAAGGATTTTGATTCATTGGATCCTAACTTTGCTAATGATGCTCGTAATGTTAGATTGGGTCTTTCAAGTGATGGTTTCAATCCATTCAGAGCTATGAGCATTTCCCATAGCACATGGCCAGTTATGTTGATGAACTATAATTTATCTCCATGGATTTGCATGAAGTCGGAGAATATTATGTTATCAATGATTATTCCAGGTCCATCGTCTCCGGGAAATGATATAGATGTATACTTGCAACCACTGATTGCGGAGTTGAAGGAACTATGGGAAGTAAGAGTTGAAACATATGATGCTGTAACTAATCAAACATTTCTAATGCATGCAGCTTTATTGTAG